A single Tenacibaculum sp. Bg11-29 DNA region contains:
- a CDS encoding HAD family hydrolase: protein MNLVFDLDNTLINRNKAYQKWLASFLKIENDNFFDWKIILEKDNWGYTPREFFYKWLINNFSLDFTPDLLINKCANELHFHIDKDPKTIQLLKKLSKNHQLFIATNGGEKNQMNKLKKSGLLEIINSKNIFISEKMKCKKPNKQFFDMIEKCISNTQKTVMIGDDPINDVLGAKQNNWETIWLKFNRELEVNTDFEIQNINELESLLYI, encoded by the coding sequence ATGAATTTAGTTTTTGATTTAGATAATACCTTAATAAATAGAAATAAAGCATATCAAAAATGGTTGGCTTCATTTTTAAAAATTGAAAATGATAATTTTTTTGATTGGAAAATTATTTTAGAAAAAGATAATTGGGGTTATACACCAAGAGAATTTTTTTATAAATGGTTAATCAATAATTTTTCTTTAGATTTCACGCCTGATTTATTAATAAATAAATGTGCAAATGAGTTACATTTTCATATAGATAAAGACCCTAAAACAATTCAGCTACTTAAAAAATTGTCAAAAAACCATCAGTTATTTATTGCTACCAATGGTGGAGAAAAAAATCAAATGAATAAGCTTAAAAAAAGTGGTTTATTGGAAATAATTAATAGTAAAAATATATTTATTTCTGAAAAAATGAAATGTAAAAAACCAAACAAACAATTTTTTGACATGATTGAAAAATGTATTTCAAATACTCAAAAAACAGTAATGATAGGAGATGATCCAATTAATGATGTTTTAGGAGCTAAACAAAATAATTGGGAAACTATTTGGTTGAAATTCAACAGAGAATTAGAAGTAAATACAGATTTTGAAATTCAAAATATAAATGAATTAGAAAGTCTGTTATATATATAA
- a CDS encoding putative quinol monooxygenase yields the protein MNRLTIVAKIVAKEEKREFVKAELLKLIPITRAEKGCINYDLHQDNKNPNLFLFHENWESKELWQVHMNNVHLAEYLKVTDGAVEEFVLNEMTVIG from the coding sequence ATGAACAGATTAACAATAGTAGCGAAAATAGTAGCAAAAGAAGAAAAAAGAGAATTTGTAAAAGCCGAATTACTAAAATTAATTCCTATTACTCGAGCAGAAAAAGGGTGTATTAACTACGATTTACACCAAGATAATAAAAACCCTAATCTTTTTTTATTCCATGAAAACTGGGAAAGTAAAGAGTTGTGGCAAGTACACATGAATAACGTGCATTTAGCAGAATACTTAAAAGTTACTGATGGAGCTGTTGAAGAATTTGTATTAAACGAAATGACTGTAATTGGTTAA
- a CDS encoding STM4012 family radical SAM protein — MKIKEIFETEDFYQGYTYSYPHKLAYRTVVEKSLSEIWSTQKQDSLFYYVHIPFCEMRCGFCNLFTVANPKEGVKLYLESIHKEMQTYRNEVPSLNFKNFAIGGGTPTFLNVEELNFLLDGMNKFGVNTSKYYGSIEASPKTLNQEKIELIESFGVARLSLGIQSWKEEEVKALGRPQNIIDTEKAVNLLAQSKIPEFNLDLIYGVKEQTVESFLYSVEKTISFAPTEIFLYPLYLRQLTGLGKKGVKDNTNRQQLYLAARDKLLSSGYEQTSMRCFRKTGTDYTKNNEGYNNILDGMIGIGAGARSYTSDFHYSTDYAVAKKEIKTIIDTYSQKESYEKIVHGINLDEDEQKRRFLIKSITDGGIFDVSIYEKTFKSNAFNEFEILNYLIENELMKEVKNNIFRLTLKGMCYEDVIGPALYSSKTINLINQYSWK, encoded by the coding sequence ATGAAAATTAAAGAAATATTTGAAACAGAAGACTTTTACCAAGGATATACGTATTCATATCCTCACAAACTGGCTTATAGGACAGTTGTAGAAAAAAGTTTATCTGAAATATGGTCAACTCAAAAACAAGATAGTTTGTTTTATTATGTGCATATCCCTTTTTGTGAAATGCGTTGTGGTTTTTGTAACTTATTTACTGTTGCCAATCCAAAAGAAGGTGTGAAATTATATTTAGAAAGTATTCATAAAGAAATGCAAACTTATAGAAATGAAGTACCCAGTTTAAATTTTAAAAATTTTGCTATTGGCGGTGGTACACCTACTTTTTTGAATGTAGAAGAATTAAATTTTCTATTAGATGGAATGAACAAGTTTGGTGTAAATACTTCAAAATATTATGGTTCTATAGAAGCTTCCCCAAAAACATTGAATCAAGAAAAAATAGAACTCATAGAAAGTTTTGGTGTCGCAAGACTAAGTTTGGGAATTCAATCTTGGAAAGAAGAAGAAGTAAAAGCTTTGGGAAGACCACAAAATATTATAGACACCGAAAAGGCCGTAAATTTATTGGCTCAATCTAAAATTCCTGAATTTAATTTAGATTTAATTTATGGTGTAAAAGAGCAAACGGTTGAAAGTTTTCTGTATTCAGTAGAAAAAACAATCAGTTTTGCACCAACTGAAATATTTTTATATCCACTTTATTTGCGTCAGCTAACAGGCTTAGGAAAAAAAGGTGTAAAAGATAATACAAACAGACAGCAACTATATTTGGCAGCTCGAGATAAACTTTTGTCTTCAGGCTATGAGCAAACAAGCATGAGATGTTTTAGAAAGACAGGAACAGATTATACCAAAAATAATGAAGGATATAACAATATTTTAGATGGAATGATAGGTATTGGAGCAGGTGCACGTTCTTATACTTCTGATTTTCATTATAGCACAGATTATGCCGTAGCAAAAAAAGAAATTAAAACCATTATAGATACCTATAGCCAAAAAGAAAGTTATGAAAAAATAGTACATGGAATCAATTTAGATGAAGATGAACAGAAAAGAAGGTTCTTAATAAAATCTATTACAGATGGTGGAATTTTTGATGTAAGTATTTATGAAAAAACCTTTAAGTCTAATGCTTTTAATGAGTTTGAAATTCTGAATTATTTAATAGAAAATGAATTGATGAAGGAAGTAAAAAACAACATTTTTCGCCTGACTTTAAAAGGAATGTGTTATGAAGATGTAATAGGTCCTGCTTTGTATTCTTCAAAAACGATAAATTTAATTAACCAGTATTCATGGAAGTAA
- a CDS encoding AraC family transcriptional regulator: MQVLEAYKPFKIQEIELTEWKQRPVKNNFFELVLIKSGEGTQCINYNDYTYDKDSMFLLPPLKCHSFNLKKPTKFVFLKFTDSFFKNINNVSIDRNEWFKEASYILSNYNQLPGDIIKNDIDRNYLKSLIEMILQESRNYGNESISLITSLMTSILELLIRNIKKGAYFEVPKNNSDDRITRILTYINENINKTELLKIENLADVFMMSPTYVSEFFKKQISMSLREYIIKAKLKLVEIRLLNSDYTLTQIADDLGFTDVSHLSKTFKRYTGVTIREFKNNGEYMLLKRSVCVG; the protein is encoded by the coding sequence ATGCAAGTATTAGAAGCCTATAAACCTTTTAAAATACAAGAAATAGAATTAACAGAATGGAAGCAACGACCTGTTAAGAATAATTTTTTTGAATTGGTTCTAATTAAAAGTGGTGAAGGTACACAGTGTATAAATTATAATGATTATACCTATGACAAAGACAGTATGTTCTTATTACCTCCATTAAAATGTCATTCGTTTAATCTAAAAAAGCCTACAAAATTTGTGTTTTTAAAGTTTACAGATTCGTTTTTTAAAAACATAAATAATGTTTCAATAGATAGAAACGAATGGTTTAAAGAAGCTTCTTATATTTTATCCAACTACAATCAATTACCGGGAGATATTATTAAGAATGATATAGATCGAAATTATCTTAAGAGTCTAATAGAGATGATCTTACAAGAATCTAGAAATTACGGAAATGAATCTATTTCCTTAATCACTAGCTTAATGACAAGTATTTTAGAACTATTAATTAGAAATATTAAAAAAGGAGCTTATTTTGAAGTCCCTAAAAATAATTCAGATGATAGAATTACAAGAATCCTAACATACATTAATGAAAATATCAATAAAACTGAATTACTGAAGATTGAAAACTTAGCTGATGTTTTTATGATGTCACCAACTTATGTAAGTGAGTTTTTTAAGAAGCAAATTAGTATGTCATTACGTGAATATATTATTAAAGCAAAGTTGAAATTGGTAGAAATACGTTTGTTAAATTCTGATTATACATTAACACAAATTGCAGACGATTTAGGTTTTACAGATGTGAGTCACCTTTCAAAAACCTTTAAACGTTATACAGGAGTAACTATACGTGAGTTTAAAAATAATGGAGAGTATATGCTTTTAAAACGTAGTGTATGTGTAGGCTAA
- a CDS encoding DUF6642 family protein, which yields MFKKRQQLPQEQFIDTDYFIYCLEAVHDIETDDVTETQKKLEQLTMQYGVASIYKTCDTIEGLETSLNALLLDDHNFNDYEIIYMVITGEANSICLNDYYYSLQEIAEIFEGRLSGKILHFSNAKVLDLDEEEAQYFLDITGAKAISGYGNEFNGVTSSNLDIAFFNLFKEDENMLEVVEELHQKYYKICKLLDFRLYY from the coding sequence TTGTTTAAAAAAAGACAGCAATTACCCCAAGAACAATTTATAGATACAGATTATTTTATCTACTGTTTAGAAGCGGTTCATGATATAGAAACGGACGATGTTACCGAAACACAAAAAAAATTAGAACAATTGACCATGCAATATGGGGTAGCCAGTATTTATAAAACATGCGACACTATTGAAGGTCTAGAAACTAGCTTAAATGCATTGCTTTTAGATGATCATAATTTTAATGATTATGAAATAATATACATGGTTATAACAGGTGAAGCAAACAGTATTTGTTTAAATGACTACTATTATAGTTTACAAGAAATTGCAGAAATTTTTGAAGGAAGATTAAGTGGAAAGATTTTACATTTTTCAAATGCAAAAGTTTTAGATTTAGACGAAGAAGAAGCGCAGTATTTTTTGGATATTACGGGTGCAAAGGCTATTTCTGGCTATGGTAATGAGTTTAATGGAGTTACTAGTTCAAATTTAGATATCGCTTTCTTTAACTTATTTAAAGAAGATGAAAATATGTTAGAAGTTGTAGAAGAGTTACATCAAAAATATTACAAAATATGTAAACTACTTGATTTTAGATTGTATTACTAA
- a CDS encoding STM4013/SEN3800 family hydrolase — MNVKTAIPNTDIVFITLDSLRYDVAQQLFLEGKLPNFAKWLPKNGWEERYSPASFTFPAHQAFFAGFLPTKIKQKITPRLFSAAFHGSESTVENTFVFDEATIVEALKNRNYNTVCIGGVGFFNKQSAISNVFPSMFEFSEWNRSFSVTEQNSTENQLNAAVKHLKTDKLVFLFVNVSATHQPTNIYLDPSKEDDLCSQKAALEYVDSQLEILQKALQNRKRETIIIVCSDHGTSYGEDEHWGHRNGHQNVMKVPYLELIKGNEN, encoded by the coding sequence ATGAATGTAAAAACCGCCATACCAAATACTGATATAGTATTTATTACCCTTGATTCGTTAAGGTATGATGTCGCGCAACAATTATTTTTAGAAGGTAAATTGCCGAATTTTGCTAAATGGTTACCAAAAAACGGATGGGAAGAAAGATATAGTCCTGCAAGTTTTACTTTTCCAGCGCATCAAGCATTTTTTGCTGGGTTTTTACCAACCAAAATCAAACAAAAAATTACTCCAAGATTATTTTCTGCGGCTTTTCATGGAAGTGAATCTACGGTAGAAAATACTTTTGTTTTTGATGAAGCTACGATTGTAGAAGCATTAAAAAACCGAAATTATAATACAGTTTGTATTGGTGGTGTAGGTTTTTTCAATAAGCAATCAGCTATTAGTAATGTTTTTCCTTCCATGTTCGAATTTAGTGAGTGGAATAGATCATTTAGCGTTACAGAGCAAAATTCAACAGAAAATCAACTAAATGCAGCAGTAAAACATTTAAAAACTGATAAACTAGTTTTTTTATTTGTAAATGTATCTGCTACACATCAGCCTACCAATATTTATTTAGATCCAAGCAAAGAAGATGATCTTTGTTCTCAAAAAGCAGCATTAGAATATGTAGATTCTCAGTTAGAAATTTTACAAAAAGCACTGCAAAATAGAAAACGAGAAACTATAATAATCGTTTGTAGCGACCATGGTACTTCCTATGGAGAAGATGAACACTGGGGACATAGAAACGGACATCAAAATGTAATGAAAGTACCATATTTAGAATTAATAAAAGGAAATGAAAATTAA
- a CDS encoding glycine betaine ABC transporter substrate-binding protein — MKSNKKITLGVTNLSFHRVAASLVAYTLVKMGFEVERSYAPHQENFERLNTGEIVMLASAWLPSSHGIYKSNVEEKVPLLELGLHYKPYALWGVPDYVPEEEVSEIVDLLKPSVISKMNKNIQGINQGAGITRFSIQMMNDYKLSHAGYRFHIGTEENCFSAFENAVANKEWVIVPLWKPQFLHYKYNIRELKEPKELLGIVDKAVLLLRKDKENLFTIAQLEKLNSLQFTNDIIAELDYKVSREGKNIDEVTKKWLNNRN, encoded by the coding sequence ATGAAATCAAATAAAAAAATCACTCTTGGTGTAACTAATTTATCTTTTCATCGTGTTGCAGCGTCTTTAGTTGCTTATACATTAGTAAAAATGGGTTTTGAGGTAGAACGTTCTTATGCACCACACCAAGAAAATTTTGAGCGTTTAAATACAGGTGAAATAGTTATGCTAGCTTCCGCTTGGTTGCCTTCTAGTCACGGAATATATAAAAGTAATGTTGAGGAAAAAGTTCCTTTGTTAGAGTTGGGCTTGCATTACAAACCCTATGCGCTTTGGGGCGTTCCAGATTATGTACCAGAAGAAGAGGTTTCAGAAATTGTAGATTTACTAAAACCAAGTGTAATTTCCAAAATGAATAAAAATATTCAAGGGATAAATCAAGGAGCAGGAATCACTCGTTTTTCTATTCAGATGATGAACGATTACAAACTTAGTCATGCAGGCTATAGATTTCATATAGGTACAGAAGAAAATTGTTTTAGTGCTTTTGAGAATGCTGTTGCAAATAAAGAATGGGTGATTGTTCCGCTTTGGAAACCTCAATTTTTACATTATAAATATAACATTAGAGAACTTAAAGAACCAAAAGAACTTTTAGGCATTGTAGATAAGGCGGTTTTATTATTACGTAAAGACAAAGAAAATTTATTTACAATAGCACAGTTAGAAAAATTGAATAGTTTACAATTTACCAACGATATCATAGCAGAATTAGATTACAAAGTGTCTCGTGAAGGTAAAAATATAGATGAAGTAACAAAAAAATGGTTAAATAACCGCAATTAA
- a CDS encoding zinc-binding alcohol dehydrogenase family protein — protein MKAIGFKQSLPIKEQNSFIVFETEKPTPKGFDLLVKVQANSINPVDFKIRQTAAKDKVLDTPKVIGWDAVGIVEAVGEKTSRFKVGDAVYYAGDITRSGSNAEFQLVDERIVGHKPKNLTIAEAAAMPLTSLTAYEAIFDRIRVNPENDQRKSILVLAGAGGVGSIAIQLAKKLGNLTVIATASRPDSIQWCKDLGADFVVNHHHLKEELEKIGHPQVNYILDFVDLEGYWETAAEIIKPQGHIVSITGSIKPLDLNIMKSKSVTFSWELMYTRSMFNTDDMDRQHEILNNVANLLDNGTLKSTLSTTLEGFSVENLKKAHELQESSKSIGKTVILF, from the coding sequence ATGAAAGCAATAGGATTTAAACAATCATTACCAATAAAAGAACAAAACAGTTTTATAGTATTTGAAACTGAAAAACCAACTCCTAAAGGATTTGATTTATTAGTAAAAGTACAAGCGAACTCTATTAACCCAGTAGATTTTAAAATAAGACAAACTGCTGCTAAAGATAAAGTATTAGACACGCCAAAGGTTATTGGATGGGATGCTGTTGGAATTGTGGAAGCAGTAGGAGAAAAAACCTCTAGATTTAAAGTAGGAGACGCTGTATATTATGCTGGTGATATTACTAGAAGTGGTAGTAATGCAGAATTTCAATTAGTTGACGAACGCATTGTTGGTCATAAACCCAAAAATCTAACAATAGCAGAAGCAGCTGCAATGCCATTAACAAGCTTAACTGCTTACGAAGCGATATTTGATAGAATAAGAGTTAATCCAGAAAATGACCAAAGAAAATCTATATTAGTATTAGCTGGTGCAGGTGGAGTAGGTTCAATTGCTATTCAATTAGCCAAAAAGCTTGGAAATCTAACAGTAATAGCAACAGCTTCTAGACCAGATTCTATACAGTGGTGTAAAGATTTAGGTGCTGATTTTGTAGTGAATCATCATCATTTAAAAGAAGAATTAGAAAAAATAGGGCATCCTCAGGTTAATTACATTTTAGATTTTGTAGATTTAGAAGGCTATTGGGAAACAGCTGCAGAAATTATCAAACCACAAGGACATATTGTTTCTATTACAGGTAGTATTAAGCCTTTAGATTTAAATATTATGAAATCTAAGAGTGTTACTTTTTCTTGGGAATTAATGTACACACGTTCTATGTTTAACACCGATGATATGGATAGACAACATGAAATTTTAAATAATGTTGCAAATTTATTAGACAATGGTACTTTAAAATCTACTTTATCAACAACTCTTGAAGGGTTTTCTGTTGAAAATTTGAAAAAGGCGCATGAGCTACAAGAGTCAAGTAAATCTATAGGTAAAACAGTTATTTTATTCTAA
- a CDS encoding FAD-dependent oxidoreductase, whose product MKNQTKEQLFDVIVVGGGPIGLSSAYHISKQDNTKRILVLEQFKFVNEEVSSSGKSRQFRVQYDTVPMAQLALRAKDQWLAFNDAANKELLEQIGALWFGDPELNSSEGGINDAIKVMDELGIPYDQFTSGEQIMDRFNFKDLPSDYEGFFQADGGILDIDATQEFMLAELRKNNNVVLKEFTAVTDIESLPNDDIIVTTNSTQNPDEIISYKAEKLALTPGPYVNDLVSHFGLKVGIDIWTMSSAYYKILDPVVAEIGTTYYVYENNETGLYYGFNEVPWSNPGYVRVANAVADEIIDHPSESTHEPDLKNIGYTTDWVKNHMPGLEPKPSLLSTCMVAISQSKNEILLDYLPNTISNNKNIVVYTAGWAAKFIPTLGDLISKMLLGTVSEEDRYFLEYMTIDWKFPFDTYAPHLHKKNLKKQLLKNSAAKTTKPIRKGHKKFTSTPEPGLDLDVAIVGAGASGLYSGYRLRTGVDSNGDPLNLKVNIFEASDRICGRLDSVELPGMEVTAELGGMRYMDTQKIITGLIDKYQTEGLLNAIPFEMGDSGNQLIYLRKQRYHAKDYDVPGFETRYDVDPKYTGKSANDIFNDIIDSVLIADGESIAAIQASPDPQAEWRRVKRDLIYKFEGPFFNKHVYEIGFWNLLKDRSSQECYEFLANAGGYYSNTINWNAAEAFPYMVGDFSDDDVTYNTIEGGFDKVLKVTASNFVNAGGTIKPNNVLVNFEKTTASDPTTRKYKLIFENVATGEKHNYQVRNEANQWVAYADDIILGMPRRSLELLDQSNFLFNPYETESKALHHNVKSVMNEPALKILLGFENPWWPIDPAEYQSPSVTDLPMRQCYYFGTDANNHSLFLASYNDMRTVSFWKAMENDALFETKPTGYLLATATRRKRLQEYLEKEVPAATQSMVAEVMKEVKEMHGNENIPAPYTSAYKDWSHDPYGGGYHAWKSGFVVADKMPEIRQPQANERVFIVGEAYSDQQGWVEGAFCEAEKVMLHRYNLQRPSWIPSDYFLEWEQTVLKHMLSEVE is encoded by the coding sequence ATGAAAAACCAAACAAAAGAACAATTATTTGATGTTATCGTAGTTGGTGGAGGTCCAATAGGATTATCTTCAGCCTATCACATAAGTAAACAAGACAATACAAAACGTATACTTGTACTAGAACAGTTTAAATTTGTAAACGAAGAAGTTAGTTCTTCAGGAAAATCGCGCCAATTTAGAGTACAGTACGATACTGTTCCTATGGCACAACTAGCATTAAGGGCAAAAGACCAATGGTTGGCTTTTAATGATGCAGCTAACAAAGAATTGTTAGAACAAATAGGGGCGCTATGGTTTGGTGATCCAGAATTAAACTCTTCAGAAGGAGGTATTAATGATGCGATAAAAGTAATGGATGAATTGGGTATTCCATACGATCAATTTACTAGTGGAGAGCAGATTATGGATCGTTTTAACTTTAAGGATCTACCAAGTGATTATGAGGGATTCTTTCAAGCAGATGGCGGAATCTTAGATATTGATGCGACGCAAGAGTTTATGCTAGCTGAATTAAGAAAAAACAATAATGTAGTCTTAAAAGAATTTACAGCGGTAACAGATATTGAATCTTTACCAAATGACGACATTATTGTTACCACTAACAGCACACAGAATCCTGATGAAATAATTAGTTATAAGGCTGAAAAATTAGCGTTAACTCCTGGACCGTACGTAAATGACTTGGTAAGCCATTTTGGATTAAAAGTAGGAATCGATATTTGGACGATGTCTTCAGCATACTATAAAATCTTAGATCCAGTAGTCGCAGAAATAGGAACGACCTATTATGTGTATGAAAATAATGAAACAGGATTGTACTATGGTTTTAATGAAGTTCCTTGGTCGAACCCAGGATATGTGCGTGTGGCAAATGCTGTAGCCGATGAAATTATAGATCACCCATCTGAAAGTACACATGAACCAGATTTAAAGAATATTGGATATACTACAGATTGGGTGAAGAATCATATGCCAGGTCTTGAGCCAAAACCTTCACTACTTTCAACTTGTATGGTTGCGATATCACAATCTAAAAATGAAATATTATTAGATTACTTGCCAAATACCATCAGTAATAATAAAAATATAGTAGTATATACTGCTGGGTGGGCTGCCAAATTTATCCCTACACTTGGAGACTTAATTTCTAAAATGTTATTGGGTACTGTTTCTGAAGAAGATCGTTATTTTTTAGAATACATGACAATTGATTGGAAGTTTCCTTTTGATACTTATGCTCCACATTTGCATAAAAAAAACCTTAAAAAACAATTACTAAAAAATTCAGCAGCAAAAACTACAAAACCAATCCGTAAGGGGCATAAAAAGTTTACAAGCACTCCAGAACCAGGATTAGATTTAGACGTAGCAATTGTTGGAGCAGGAGCTTCAGGATTGTATTCAGGTTATCGATTAAGAACTGGCGTAGATTCAAATGGAGATCCTTTAAACTTAAAGGTAAATATTTTTGAAGCTAGTGATCGAATTTGTGGCCGTTTAGATTCTGTAGAATTACCAGGAATGGAAGTTACCGCAGAATTAGGTGGAATGCGTTATATGGATACTCAAAAAATTATCACAGGACTTATAGATAAATACCAAACAGAAGGGTTATTAAATGCTATTCCTTTTGAAATGGGAGATTCTGGAAATCAGTTGATTTATTTAAGAAAACAACGTTATCATGCAAAAGATTACGATGTTCCAGGGTTTGAAACAAGGTATGATGTAGATCCGAAGTACACAGGTAAATCTGCCAATGATATATTTAATGATATTATAGATAGCGTTTTAATAGCCGATGGAGAAAGTATTGCTGCAATACAAGCTAGTCCAGATCCACAAGCGGAATGGAGACGTGTAAAACGAGATTTAATTTATAAATTTGAGGGGCCTTTTTTTAATAAACATGTTTATGAAATAGGTTTTTGGAACTTATTAAAAGATAGAAGTTCTCAAGAATGTTATGAGTTTTTAGCAAATGCTGGAGGATATTATTCGAATACTATAAACTGGAATGCTGCTGAAGCTTTTCCGTATATGGTAGGTGATTTTTCAGATGATGATGTAACTTATAATACCATTGAAGGTGGTTTTGATAAAGTGTTAAAAGTTACCGCTAGTAACTTTGTAAATGCTGGTGGAACTATAAAACCAAATAATGTATTGGTGAATTTCGAAAAAACGACAGCAAGTGATCCTACAACCAGAAAATACAAGCTTATTTTTGAGAATGTAGCAACAGGAGAAAAACATAATTATCAAGTACGTAATGAAGCCAATCAATGGGTTGCGTACGCAGATGATATTATTTTAGGAATGCCACGTAGGTCATTAGAATTACTAGACCAAAGTAACTTTTTGTTTAATCCTTATGAAACTGAAAGTAAGGCATTACATCATAATGTTAAATCGGTAATGAATGAACCTGCTTTGAAAATACTATTAGGTTTCGAAAATCCTTGGTGGCCAATAGATCCAGCTGAATATCAATCGCCATCAGTAACAGATTTACCAATGAGGCAATGTTACTATTTCGGAACAGACGCTAATAATCATTCTTTATTCTTAGCGAGCTATAATGATATGAGAACTGTTTCTTTTTGGAAAGCAATGGAAAATGATGCGTTGTTTGAAACGAAACCTACTGGTTATTTATTAGCTACTGCTACACGAAGAAAACGACTTCAAGAATATTTAGAAAAAGAAGTGCCAGCTGCAACACAAAGTATGGTTGCAGAAGTAATGAAAGAAGTAAAAGAAATGCATGGAAATGAAAACATACCAGCACCTTATACTTCAGCTTATAAAGATTGGAGCCACGACCCTTATGGAGGTGGATATCATGCTTGGAAATCAGGATTTGTAGTAGCAGATAAAATGCCTGAAATAAGACAACCACAAGCCAATGAACGTGTTTTTATTGTAGGAGAAGCTTATTCAGATCAACAAGGTTGGGTTGAAGGAGCTTTTTGTGAAGCAGAAAAAGTAATGCTTCATCGTTATAATTTACAACGTCCTAGTTGGATTCCTTCAGATTATTTTTTAGAATGGGAACAAACTGTACTTAAGCATATGTTATCTGAAGTGGAATAG
- a CDS encoding L-dopachrome tautomerase-related protein, translating into MSIQKVFVAVTIVLFYINNTNAQTYITEAEIFATTNQAVGNITFTNSGNLVYSHHPFFAPENRVMIMDAKTKESKPFPNKAWNTPRDTDDNYLSNVLGIRNDKNGIVWMLDMAQRNNVTPKIVGWNTHTNTLERIYYLPKSSVPKESQPNDMVVDTKNGYFIIADEGIGNGGDGTNAAFIIVDMKTGKTRRLLEGTRSTLPEHAPTIIEGKHLAVNGKDLLVGNDGITADANFEYIYYGPLNGTKIYRIKTVDLVNEVFTEAELDSKIETYSEKPNNGGMSIDTAGNIYLTALETKSVVVILAKDKRVKTVTKDKNMVWPDGVSYNHVDGYMYVSAAQVNKGAIFNNGKDLSTKPFYIFRFKPIVNGVSFR; encoded by the coding sequence ATGAGCATACAAAAAGTATTCGTAGCTGTAACCATTGTGTTATTTTATATAAATAATACAAATGCACAAACTTATATAACTGAAGCTGAAATATTTGCGACAACAAATCAGGCAGTTGGTAATATTACATTTACAAACTCTGGTAATTTAGTATATAGTCATCATCCTTTTTTTGCACCAGAAAATAGAGTAATGATTATGGATGCTAAAACCAAGGAAAGCAAACCGTTTCCTAATAAAGCATGGAATACACCAAGAGATACAGACGATAATTATTTAAGTAATGTTCTCGGAATTAGAAATGATAAAAACGGAATTGTATGGATGTTAGATATGGCACAACGCAATAATGTAACACCAAAAATTGTGGGTTGGAATACACATACCAATACATTGGAACGCATCTATTATTTACCAAAATCATCAGTACCAAAGGAATCACAACCAAACGATATGGTTGTAGATACCAAAAATGGTTATTTTATTATAGCTGATGAAGGTATTGGTAATGGAGGAGATGGTACTAATGCTGCTTTTATTATTGTAGATATGAAAACTGGCAAAACGCGTCGTTTGTTAGAAGGTACACGTAGTACATTACCAGAACACGCACCTACAATAATTGAAGGAAAGCATTTAGCGGTAAATGGTAAAGATTTATTAGTTGGTAATGATGGTATTACTGCCGATGCTAATTTTGAATACATTTATTATGGCCCACTAAACGGAACAAAAATTTACAGAATTAAAACAGTAGATTTAGTAAACGAAGTTTTTACTGAAGCTGAATTAGATAGTAAAATTGAAACCTATTCTGAAAAACCAAACAATGGTGGAATGAGTATAGATACAGCAGGAAACATTTACCTCACTGCTTTAGAAACTAAAAGTGTAGTCGTAATTTTAGCAAAAGATAAAAGAGTGAAAACTGTGACTAAAGATAAAAATATGGTTTGGCCAGATGGTGTAAGTTATAATCATGTAGATGGTTATATGTACGTTTCTGCAGCACAAGTAAACAAAGGCGCCATTTTTAATAATGGCAAAGATTTATCTACAAAACCGTTTTATATATTTAGATTTAAACCAATTGTAAATGGAGTTTCTTTTAGATGA